In one window of Armatimonadota bacterium DNA:
- a CDS encoding PEP-CTERM sorting domain-containing protein (PEP-CTERM proteins occur, often in large numbers, in the proteomes of bacteria that also encode an exosortase, a predicted intramembrane cysteine proteinase. The presence of a PEP-CTERM domain at a protein's C-terminus predicts cleavage within the sorting domain, followed by covalent anchoring to some some component of the (usually Gram-negative) cell surface. Many PEP-CTERM proteins exhibit an unusual sequence composition that includes large numbers of potential glycosylation sites. Expression of one such protein has been shown restore the ability of a bacterium to form floc, a type of biofilm.), producing the protein MRVPARLLAVVLLGLLALPALAAKERTGPDSFVPYRAYTVDELVAQVESDAVVCQRLAKHFHVSQADLVKYLRDNIQVITFSESGWRPVYGVTRTGRIYKSRDYFRKGGKVFGLSDGTPLMKYACANPIVTELPTVAPVVTWEAPSTHAPEEYTQVVSLPVAPTFEMPSATAVHCPEEYTLLVELPRAAALEVPLAQAVEAGKRGFPAWPLAAGIPLLEHHHGIIVPRVIPEPTSILLLAGGLAVLGGLRRRRRS; encoded by the coding sequence GTGAGAGTGCCCGCGCGATTGCTGGCGGTGGTTCTGCTCGGCCTCTTGGCGTTGCCTGCTCTCGCCGCCAAGGAACGAACCGGACCGGATTCGTTTGTCCCCTACCGCGCCTATACGGTAGACGAGCTGGTGGCGCAGGTCGAGAGTGACGCGGTCGTTTGCCAGCGGCTCGCCAAGCACTTCCACGTTTCGCAAGCGGATCTGGTCAAGTATCTGCGTGACAACATCCAAGTCATTACGTTCTCTGAGTCCGGCTGGCGGCCGGTCTACGGCGTCACCCGCACGGGACGGATCTACAAGAGCCGCGATTACTTCCGCAAGGGCGGCAAGGTATTCGGCCTGAGCGACGGAACGCCGCTGATGAAATACGCGTGCGCCAACCCCATCGTCACAGAACTCCCAACAGTCGCACCCGTGGTAACGTGGGAAGCACCCAGCACTCACGCGCCGGAAGAGTATACCCAGGTGGTATCGCTCCCCGTTGCGCCGACGTTCGAGATGCCCAGCGCGACGGCGGTTCACTGTCCCGAGGAGTACACGCTGCTGGTGGAGTTGCCGCGCGCGGCGGCACTCGAGGTTCCTCTGGCGCAAGCGGTTGAAGCAGGCAAGCGCGGGTTCCCGGCGTGGCCCTTGGCGGCCGGCATCCCGCTGCTGGAGCATCACCACGGCATCATAGTCCCCCGGGTGATTCCCGAGCCCACGAGCATTCTGCTCTTGGCGGGTGGCCTCGCAGTGCTTGGCGGGCTGCGCCGCCGACGCCGTTCCTAG
- a CDS encoding deoxyguanosinetriphosphate triphosphohydrolase produces the protein MTIREQTEELEAELLSPRAAKAAASRGRERDEPRCPLRTDFQRDRDRIIHSKSFRRLTYKTQVFIAPERDHYRTRLTHTLEVAQIARTIARALRLNEDLTEAIALGHDLGHTPFGHAGEQALDQAYRRFDPDARFTHWRQSLRVVEVLENDGQGLNLTWETRDGIARHSKGQDDLPRHGEQRGGDQPATVEGRVVMIADRIAYINHDIDDSIRGNLIALNELPERCLRVLGNTHSQRITTMVADLVHYTADGDDIKMGEDVLAATNELKDFLFERVYGGSRAVQGLRKVSEVVGNLFRYYMENSHGIPGGARPGESQPELARRVCDHIAGMTDRYAKQQFITHFLPEEWRAE, from the coding sequence ATGACGATCCGCGAGCAGACGGAGGAGTTGGAGGCTGAGCTGCTGTCACCTCGTGCTGCGAAGGCGGCGGCGAGCCGCGGGCGCGAGCGCGACGAACCAAGGTGTCCGCTGCGAACCGATTTCCAGCGCGACCGCGACCGCATTATCCACAGCAAGTCGTTCCGCCGCCTCACCTACAAGACCCAGGTCTTCATTGCCCCCGAGCGCGATCATTACCGCACCAGGCTCACCCACACGCTCGAGGTAGCGCAGATCGCGCGCACCATCGCCCGAGCGCTGCGCCTCAACGAGGATCTGACCGAAGCCATCGCCCTCGGCCATGATCTGGGTCATACTCCGTTTGGCCACGCGGGCGAGCAGGCGCTGGATCAGGCGTATCGCCGCTTCGATCCCGACGCTCGGTTCACCCATTGGCGGCAGAGCCTGCGCGTGGTGGAGGTCCTCGAAAACGACGGCCAGGGATTGAATCTGACGTGGGAGACGCGCGACGGCATTGCCCGGCACAGTAAAGGGCAGGACGACCTTCCCCGCCACGGCGAGCAGCGCGGCGGCGACCAACCCGCAACCGTGGAGGGCAGAGTCGTCATGATCGCCGACCGCATCGCTTACATCAATCACGACATTGACGACTCCATTCGCGGGAACCTCATTGCCCTGAATGAGCTGCCCGAGCGCTGCCTGCGGGTGCTCGGCAACACGCATTCGCAGCGCATCACGACCATGGTCGCCGACCTCGTCCATTACACTGCGGACGGCGACGACATCAAAATGGGAGAGGACGTCCTCGCGGCCACGAACGAGTTGAAGGACTTCCTGTTCGAGCGGGTGTACGGCGGCTCCCGCGCGGTACAGGGGCTGCGCAAGGTATCCGAAGTGGTGGGCAATCTCTTCCGCTACTACATGGAGAACTCGCACGGGATTCCCGGCGGCGCCCGCCCCGGCGAATCTCAGCCGGAGCTTGCTCGGCGGGTCTGCGATCACATCGCAGGCATGACGGACCGGTACGCGAAGCAGCAGTTCATCACGCACTTCCTGCCCGAGGAGTGGCGGGCCGAGTAG
- a CDS encoding adenosylhomocysteinase, which yields MAYDVTDIGLAEQGRLRSEWAGREMPVLGLLAERFARERPLDGIRVGACLHVTTETVNLMRLLKAGGAELALCASNPLSTQDDAAAYLATELGVPTFARKGEDEETYYQHLDAVLDARPHVTIDDGADFTYTLIMKRSELASDVIGGCEETTTGVIRLRNMARDGALAYPVIAVNDANTKHLFDNRYGTGQSSIDGILRATNLLLAGKRFVVAGYGLCGRGVAMRARGMGAHVVVTEVDPLRALEAVMDGYEVMPIAEAARTGDIFITVTGDTSVIRREHFEAMHDGAVICNTGHFNVEVDIPDLEAMSRSRRKVRPFVEEFELKDGRCLYLLGEGRLVNLAAAEGHPSSVMDMSFANQALCCVHLVKHGREMTKAVHPVPTEIDEEIARLKLSAMGVEIDTLTGEQEKYLAAWEEGT from the coding sequence ATGGCATATGATGTGACTGATATCGGCCTCGCGGAGCAGGGCCGTCTGCGGTCGGAATGGGCGGGTCGCGAGATGCCCGTGCTCGGCCTGCTGGCGGAGCGATTCGCGCGCGAGCGGCCGCTCGACGGGATACGCGTTGGCGCGTGCCTCCACGTGACCACGGAAACCGTCAACTTGATGCGCCTGCTCAAGGCTGGCGGCGCGGAGCTTGCGCTGTGCGCCTCGAATCCGCTGAGCACGCAGGATGATGCCGCGGCGTATCTCGCCACCGAGCTGGGCGTGCCCACGTTCGCGCGCAAGGGCGAGGACGAGGAGACTTACTACCAGCATCTCGACGCCGTGCTCGACGCGCGCCCGCACGTGACGATTGACGACGGCGCGGACTTCACGTACACGCTGATCATGAAGCGATCGGAGCTGGCGTCTGACGTCATCGGCGGATGCGAGGAGACCACGACGGGCGTGATCCGGCTGCGCAATATGGCGCGCGACGGTGCGCTCGCTTATCCCGTGATCGCCGTCAACGACGCGAATACGAAGCACCTCTTCGACAACCGCTACGGCACCGGGCAAAGTTCGATTGACGGTATCCTGCGCGCGACGAACCTGCTCCTCGCGGGCAAGCGCTTCGTTGTCGCTGGCTACGGCCTGTGCGGGCGCGGGGTGGCGATGCGAGCGCGCGGCATGGGCGCGCACGTCGTCGTTACCGAGGTGGATCCGCTGCGCGCGCTGGAGGCGGTAATGGATGGCTACGAGGTCATGCCTATCGCCGAGGCCGCGCGCACGGGGGATATCTTCATCACCGTGACCGGCGACACGAGCGTGATCCGGCGCGAGCATTTCGAAGCCATGCACGATGGCGCCGTCATCTGCAACACGGGCCACTTCAACGTCGAGGTGGATATCCCGGACCTCGAGGCGATGTCGCGGTCGCGACGGAAGGTGCGGCCATTCGTGGAGGAATTCGAGCTGAAGGACGGCCGGTGCCTGTATCTGCTGGGTGAGGGGCGTCTGGTCAATCTCGCGGCTGCGGAGGGCCACCCGTCGAGCGTGATGGACATGAGCTTCGCCAACCAGGCGTTGTGCTGCGTGCACCTCGTGAAGCACGGGCGGGAAATGACCAAGGCCGTGCACCCCGTGCCGACCGAGATAGACGAGGAGATCGCCCGCCTCAAGCTGTCGGCGATGGGCGTCGAGATAGACACGCTGACCGGGGAGCAGGAGAAGTATCTCGCGGCCTGGGAGGAAGGGACGTAG